Proteins encoded in a region of the Photobacterium angustum genome:
- the dapA gene encoding 4-hydroxy-tetrahydrodipicolinate synthase, with the protein MFKGSMVALLTPLDSAGEVDYVGLKTLVDYHINAGTSAIIAVGTTGESATLTVDEHIKVVLKTLEYVDGRVPVIAGTGANATHEAITITKLFSGTGVAACLSVTPYYNKPTQEGLFQHYKAIAEATDIPQILYNVPGRTAVDLLPETVARLAKIDNIIGIKDATADLSRVKKTRELCGEDFIQLSGDDATAVDFVAEGGHGVISVTANIAAADMAQMFTLALSGQIDAAREINERLMPLHSHLFVEANPIPVKWAAHQLGLIDNGELRLPLTVLSESQQPIVKQALLDAGVL; encoded by the coding sequence ATGTTTAAAGGAAGCATGGTTGCGCTATTAACTCCACTAGATTCAGCAGGCGAAGTAGATTACGTCGGTTTGAAAACGCTGGTGGATTATCATATTAACGCAGGAACAAGTGCGATTATTGCCGTGGGTACCACGGGAGAGTCTGCAACACTTACCGTTGATGAGCATATCAAGGTTGTTTTAAAAACATTGGAATATGTTGATGGACGAGTTCCTGTTATTGCAGGTACAGGCGCAAATGCGACGCATGAAGCCATCACTATTACCAAGCTTTTTTCTGGCACGGGTGTAGCAGCATGTTTAAGTGTTACACCGTACTATAATAAGCCAACCCAAGAAGGTTTATTCCAACATTATAAAGCTATTGCTGAAGCAACAGATATTCCGCAAATTCTTTACAATGTACCGGGACGAACTGCGGTAGACTTATTACCTGAAACTGTCGCACGTTTAGCTAAAATCGATAATATTATTGGTATTAAAGATGCGACAGCTGATTTATCTCGTGTGAAAAAAACACGGGAACTTTGTGGCGAAGATTTCATCCAATTAAGCGGTGATGACGCTACAGCCGTAGATTTTGTCGCTGAAGGTGGTCACGGTGTTATTTCTGTTACGGCAAATATTGCCGCTGCAGATATGGCTCAAATGTTTACACTCGCATTAAGTGGCCAAATTGACGCTGCACGAGAAATTAATGAGCGTTTAATGCCATTACACAGTCATCTGTTTGTTGAAGCTAACCCTATTCCAGTGAAATGGGCCGCTCATCAGTTAGGTTTGATTGATAATGGTGAATTACGACTACCGCTAACTGTATTAAGCGAGTCACAGCAACCGATTGTTAAACAGGCTCTTTTGGATGCCGGTGTGCTTTAA
- a CDS encoding glycine cleavage system protein R: MEHYLVITAVGTDRPGISDEITHLVTQCGCNIVDSRIALFGSEFTLIMLLSGNNNAISRIESTLPLKGQEHDLITVIKRTSKHQQRFFPYTADFHIEANDSPGLIKQFTHFMASRHIDISTLSANTVESQTVGTMNQLVLQISTNLPEDCNLMTLQEEFETLCQSLSAKGSVNFIGHTH, encoded by the coding sequence ATGGAACACTACCTTGTCATCACAGCTGTAGGTACTGATCGCCCAGGTATCTCTGATGAAATCACTCACCTTGTGACTCAATGTGGCTGTAATATCGTAGATAGCCGCATTGCCCTGTTTGGTTCTGAGTTTACCTTGATCATGTTGTTATCAGGTAATAACAATGCAATATCTCGAATTGAATCGACCTTGCCATTAAAAGGGCAAGAGCATGATCTTATTACTGTTATAAAACGTACGAGTAAACACCAACAGCGCTTTTTCCCTTATACCGCTGATTTCCATATTGAAGCTAATGATAGCCCAGGTTTAATTAAGCAATTTACTCACTTTATGGCGAGCCGACATATCGATATTTCGACGCTTAGCGCCAATACCGTTGAAAGCCAAACAGTGGGTACAATGAATCAACTTGTTTTGCAAATTAGCACAAATTTACCTGAAGACTGTAATCTGATGACACTGCAAGAGGAATTTGAAACCTTGTGCCAGAGCTTATCAGCAAAAGGGTCTGTGAATTTTATTGGTCATACACATTAA
- the bcp gene encoding thioredoxin-dependent thiol peroxidase, producing the protein MNTLTAGMPAPAFTLMNQDNEPVSLSDFKGKKVLAYFYPKAMTPGCTVQACGLRDSKAELDEKNVVVLGISIDAVKRLPKFIERDNLNFTLLSDEDHAVADQFGVWGLKKFMGKEYDGLHRISFLINESGMIEHVFNKFKTKDHHQVVLDYLNQ; encoded by the coding sequence ATGAATACGCTCACAGCTGGCATGCCTGCACCTGCCTTTACTTTAATGAATCAAGATAACGAGCCTGTTAGCCTCAGTGATTTTAAAGGTAAAAAAGTTCTTGCTTACTTTTACCCTAAAGCAATGACTCCAGGTTGTACGGTACAGGCATGTGGACTACGTGACAGCAAAGCCGAGCTTGATGAAAAAAATGTAGTCGTACTGGGTATTAGTATTGATGCGGTAAAACGTCTACCAAAATTTATCGAGCGCGATAACCTAAACTTCACCCTTTTATCTGATGAAGATCATGCCGTCGCTGATCAGTTCGGTGTTTGGGGACTGAAGAAGTTTATGGGTAAAGAATATGACGGCTTACACCGCATCAGCTTTTTAATTAATGAAAGCGGTATGATTGAGCACGTATTTAATAAGTTTAAAACAAAAGATCACCACCAAGTGGTACTTGATTATTTAAATCAATAA
- a CDS encoding AI-2E family transporter: MLHMLNRWYQRRFSDPHAVSLVVILLGGFLTIYFFGSLITPLLVAIVLAYLLEWPVARLNKLGMPRTLSVAIVLLVFAGLMVLALFGLVPTIWHQITNLSADVPKMFNDLQIYVSSLPERYPDFVQPAQVVDFMTTLREKVLGLGESVVKGSFASLVSLATIGVYLILVPLLVFFLLKDKDEMLRTLLNILPQNRRLASKVGSEMNQQISNYIRGKVTEIIIVGIASYVTFEVMDLRYAVLLGVLVGLSVLIPYIGAAAVTVPVAMVGLFQWGWTPDFWWLLLAYGIIQMLDGNVLVPVLFSEAVNLHPVAIIVAVLVFGGLWGFWGVFFAIPLATLVKAVWGALPASDNNLSSSDVSEKV; this comes from the coding sequence ATGTTACACATGCTAAACCGCTGGTATCAGCGTCGATTTTCAGACCCCCACGCTGTAAGCCTTGTTGTTATTCTTCTCGGCGGCTTTCTTACTATTTACTTTTTTGGCAGTTTGATTACGCCGTTATTAGTCGCTATCGTTTTGGCTTACTTATTAGAGTGGCCAGTTGCAAGGTTAAATAAACTAGGGATGCCAAGAACCCTTTCAGTCGCTATCGTGCTATTGGTCTTTGCAGGGTTAATGGTGCTTGCTTTATTTGGTTTAGTGCCGACGATTTGGCATCAAATTACCAATTTAAGTGCTGATGTGCCGAAGATGTTTAACGATCTTCAAATCTATGTATCTAGCTTACCAGAACGCTACCCTGATTTTGTTCAGCCGGCTCAAGTGGTGGATTTCATGACTACATTGCGTGAGAAGGTGTTAGGGCTGGGCGAAAGTGTTGTAAAAGGCTCATTTGCATCACTAGTCAGTTTAGCAACAATTGGGGTATATCTTATCTTAGTGCCATTGCTTGTTTTCTTTTTACTTAAAGATAAAGACGAAATGTTGCGCACGTTATTAAACATTTTGCCTCAAAATCGTCGTTTAGCCAGCAAAGTTGGCAGCGAGATGAATCAGCAGATCTCTAATTATATTCGAGGCAAAGTAACTGAAATTATTATTGTTGGCATTGCAAGTTATGTCACATTTGAAGTAATGGATTTACGCTATGCAGTATTATTAGGCGTGTTAGTAGGGCTTTCTGTTCTTATACCTTACATTGGCGCGGCAGCTGTAACGGTTCCTGTTGCTATGGTTGGATTATTCCAGTGGGGCTGGACGCCAGATTTTTGGTGGTTATTACTGGCATATGGCATTATTCAAATGTTAGATGGCAATGTATTAGTACCAGTTCTATTTTCTGAAGCGGTAAATCTACACCCTGTCGCAATTATTGTTGCTGTGTTGGTTTTTGGCGGTTTATGGGGATTTTGGGGGGTATTTTTTGCTATCCCATTAGCGACATTAGTTAAAGCCGTGTGGGGAGCATTACCTGCGAGCGATAATAATTTATCATCCTCTGATGTGTCAGAAAAAGTGTAG
- a CDS encoding sulfurtransferase TusA family protein: MEIISLDLMAERCPLALLLAKRACSTLLPNQGLEIRISDSGARSDITCFLHNNGYVTDILVDDNTQLIMMVKKG, translated from the coding sequence ATGGAAATTATATCGCTTGATCTAATGGCCGAACGTTGTCCACTGGCTTTATTGTTAGCTAAACGCGCATGCTCAACACTTCTTCCCAATCAAGGGTTAGAAATACGAATTTCAGACAGCGGCGCAAGAAGTGATATCACTTGTTTCTTGCATAATAATGGATATGTTACCGATATCTTAGTTGATGATAATACTCAACTGATCATGATGGTGAAAAAAGGATAG
- a CDS encoding M48 family metalloprotease, whose product MFRFANAPTYLLLSALLSSSIPAIASDDNRLPEMGTTASSTLTIDKEREYGDAYMRVIRASQPVISDPLLSDYVQSLGHKLVANAEGVRTPFYFFLIQNYEINAFAFFGGHVALHSGLFLHAQSESELASVLAHEIAHVTQRHLARKMEADAKNSPLTVAALVGSLLLTVAAPEAGIAAIHATTAANIQGQINFTRSNEKEADSIGIKTLAKAGFDAHAMPRFFERLAEQYRYTSKLPAMLLTHPLPESRVTDSRMRARNYPTVVLPPSERYLLARSRVVARNAGFSETSSLNWLNRELKKAAPNRRKELNYGKALVYIDNAKYQQAHQLLDPLIAGEPDNIFYIDAATDLDINQKQYQRAISRLVNAQKNNPDSSVLRINLANAYLEAGKYQQSIQILNRYTYDHPDDTNGWALLAKSYAKLGNRAAELASFGELLALRAQWDRAINNYMQAAQMAKLGSMAQARYDARIDQLRFQRQKFKALQ is encoded by the coding sequence ATGTTTCGATTTGCCAATGCACCGACCTATCTTTTGCTTTCTGCTCTTCTTAGTAGCAGTATTCCAGCTATTGCTAGTGATGATAATCGCTTACCTGAAATGGGAACGACGGCCTCTTCTACGTTAACGATTGATAAAGAACGTGAATATGGCGATGCCTATATGCGAGTTATACGCGCGAGCCAACCTGTTATCAGCGATCCTTTGCTATCTGATTATGTCCAATCATTAGGACATAAGCTTGTCGCCAATGCGGAAGGTGTACGGACACCTTTTTATTTCTTCTTAATTCAAAATTACGAAATCAATGCGTTTGCTTTTTTTGGTGGCCATGTTGCGCTGCATTCTGGATTATTTTTGCATGCACAATCAGAAAGTGAGCTGGCTTCTGTGCTTGCCCATGAAATCGCCCACGTTACACAGCGTCATTTAGCGCGAAAAATGGAAGCTGACGCAAAAAATTCACCACTGACTGTGGCTGCATTGGTTGGTTCTTTACTATTAACCGTTGCAGCACCTGAAGCCGGTATTGCAGCCATTCATGCAACGACAGCTGCAAATATACAAGGGCAAATTAATTTTACCCGTAGTAACGAAAAAGAAGCTGACAGTATAGGCATTAAAACACTCGCCAAAGCAGGCTTTGATGCCCATGCGATGCCACGTTTTTTTGAGCGCTTAGCTGAACAATATCGTTACACCTCTAAATTACCGGCAATGCTACTTACTCACCCATTACCAGAGTCTCGCGTCACTGATAGCCGTATGCGTGCACGGAATTACCCTACCGTTGTTCTTCCACCCTCTGAGCGATACTTACTTGCGCGCTCACGTGTTGTTGCACGTAATGCAGGTTTTAGTGAAACGTCATCATTAAACTGGCTAAATCGAGAATTAAAAAAGGCAGCGCCAAATCGTCGTAAAGAACTCAATTACGGTAAAGCTTTGGTATATATCGATAATGCAAAATATCAACAAGCTCACCAATTACTAGATCCATTAATTGCAGGTGAACCCGATAATATTTTCTACATCGATGCTGCAACAGATCTCGATATCAATCAAAAACAATATCAACGTGCTATTTCTCGCTTAGTAAATGCTCAAAAAAATAATCCCGATAGTAGTGTATTACGAATAAATTTAGCCAATGCATACTTAGAAGCAGGAAAGTATCAACAGAGTATCCAAATATTAAATCGCTATACCTATGATCACCCTGACGATACAAATGGTTGGGCATTATTGGCAAAAAGTTATGCAAAACTAGGTAATCGTGCAGCTGAACTTGCATCGTTTGGTGAATTACTTGCCTTACGAGCACAATGGGACAGAGCTATTAATAATTATATGCAAGCAGCACAAATGGCCAAATTAGGCTCCATGGCCCAAGCCCGTTATGACGCACGAATTGATCAACTTCGCTTTCAACGTCAAAAATTCAAAGCATTACAATAA
- the arsC gene encoding arsenate reductase (glutaredoxin) (This arsenate reductase requires both glutathione and glutaredoxin to convert arsenate to arsenite, after which the efflux transporter formed by ArsA and ArsB can extrude the arsenite from the cell, providing resistance.): MSVTIYHNPRCSKSRETLALLEEKGITPTIIKYLEQTPSVAELETLYRQLGLDSVRKMMRTKEADYKALGLGNNDLSDEALFIAMSTHPKLIERPIVVRGEKAALGRPPEQVLDIL, translated from the coding sequence ATGTCAGTCACTATTTATCATAACCCTCGTTGCTCTAAAAGCCGTGAAACACTGGCGTTATTAGAAGAAAAAGGGATCACACCGACTATAATTAAATACCTAGAACAAACACCAAGCGTAGCTGAACTAGAAACGTTATATCGCCAACTAGGCTTGGACTCTGTGCGTAAAATGATGCGTACCAAAGAAGCGGATTATAAAGCCCTTGGACTAGGTAATAATGACCTATCTGATGAGGCACTCTTCATTGCAATGAGTACTCATCCAAAGCTAATCGAACGTCCAATTGTGGTACGTGGTGAAAAAGCGGCATTGGGTCGTCCACCTGAGCAAGTATTGGATATTTTATAA
- the wrbA gene encoding NAD(P)H:quinone oxidoreductase, with protein sequence MHKILVLYYSRHGNTRQLARHISRGIEQVSGCEAVLRTVAEIGTNDLQQSNLDPIVNHDDLKQCIGLAMGSPVRFGNMAAPLKHFIDSTSQEWLSGTLIDKPACVFTSSSSMHGGQETTLQSMMLPLLHHGMLIVGIPYSEPTLHTTQHGGTPYGASHLNTGTNKQLHSDEIELAQALGKRLALTAMQLQR encoded by the coding sequence ATGCATAAAATCTTAGTTCTTTATTACAGCCGTCATGGTAATACACGTCAGTTAGCACGACATATTAGTCGTGGTATTGAGCAAGTATCTGGTTGTGAAGCAGTGCTAAGAACGGTTGCTGAAATCGGTACAAATGATCTTCAGCAATCAAACCTTGATCCTATCGTCAATCATGACGATCTGAAACAATGCATTGGTTTAGCGATGGGAAGCCCTGTTCGGTTTGGTAATATGGCAGCGCCATTAAAACACTTTATTGATAGTACTAGCCAAGAATGGTTATCAGGTACATTAATCGATAAACCAGCCTGTGTATTTACCTCATCATCCTCTATGCATGGTGGTCAAGAAACAACGTTACAATCAATGATGTTACCGTTATTGCATCACGGCATGCTAATTGTTGGTATCCCTTACTCCGAACCCACTTTGCATACTACGCAACATGGAGGTACCCCCTATGGAGCTTCACATCTCAACACAGGTACTAACAAGCAACTCCATAGTGATGAAATTGAACTTGCACAAGCTCTCGGTAAACGGCTTGCACTAACAGCGATGCAACTTCAGCGTTAA
- a CDS encoding DUF2069 domain-containing protein encodes MPPMQPQTQYLHRFAFCVNLTLMLWVALWQMILSPHPHLNNWVMAVVWLIPLLLPLHGMLAAKPYTYAWSNFILMFYFLHALTLLTIDEGERWLAGVELLLVTIAFLSNILFARVRAKELGIKLQRLSQVERQERERFEPPKD; translated from the coding sequence ATGCCTCCAATGCAACCGCAAACACAATATCTTCACCGCTTTGCATTCTGCGTGAATTTAACTCTTATGCTATGGGTCGCGTTATGGCAAATGATCCTCTCTCCCCACCCTCATCTTAATAATTGGGTAATGGCAGTTGTTTGGCTCATTCCTTTACTATTGCCATTACATGGGATGTTAGCAGCGAAACCTTATACTTACGCATGGTCGAACTTCATTTTAATGTTCTATTTCCTGCATGCTCTGACGCTACTCACTATTGATGAAGGTGAACGCTGGTTAGCCGGCGTAGAGTTACTACTCGTAACCATCGCTTTTCTCAGTAACATACTTTTTGCACGCGTAAGAGCAAAAGAACTAGGTATAAAACTCCAGCGCCTATCGCAAGTGGAGCGACAAGAACGCGAACGTTTTGAACCACCTAAAGATTGA
- a CDS encoding DUF2066 domain-containing protein, producing the protein MLRFALLFLALLALPIKAATVSDLYQAQVVMPADGQNPDQAAREQGFKQVLVKVTGNPNIAQNSVVAQAIANSSSYVSQFGYGQDNGQKTLDLTFDQVQIKQLLTQAKANFWSAQRPNILVWMVDDNGNSRDILWDQSTNALVADTKQAANDRGLPVTFPVGDFNDVTAVHVSDLWGSFIDPITSASQRYNVGGLLLVKAHQQGADKVELTWQLYAQQPSTIAADTQPITGKASGTLVQASLDMMNQVTNQLAQKYAIELGGVASGSVNIEVENVNSTEDFFTLERMLNQMTTVNSANAVNIKGDKVIFRMNLSASDTEFKRELSHESRISADDSTVTNTNVTTMPNTDVSQDPNTLDVTATQSQPQTQPENYVAPDDMYIWHN; encoded by the coding sequence ATGTTGCGATTTGCGTTGTTATTTTTAGCTCTACTGGCTTTACCTATTAAAGCGGCTACTGTCAGTGATTTATATCAGGCTCAAGTAGTGATGCCTGCTGATGGGCAGAACCCCGATCAAGCAGCAAGGGAGCAAGGCTTTAAGCAAGTATTAGTTAAAGTGACAGGTAATCCGAACATTGCCCAAAATAGTGTTGTGGCTCAGGCAATTGCGAACAGTTCAAGTTACGTGAGCCAATTTGGTTACGGTCAAGATAATGGACAAAAGACGTTAGATTTAACGTTTGATCAGGTACAAATTAAGCAGCTATTAACACAAGCTAAAGCGAATTTTTGGAGCGCTCAACGTCCTAATATTCTCGTTTGGATGGTTGATGATAACGGTAATAGCCGAGATATTTTATGGGACCAATCAACCAATGCACTCGTCGCTGATACAAAACAAGCTGCAAATGATCGTGGTCTACCCGTTACTTTCCCTGTGGGTGATTTTAACGATGTTACAGCAGTACATGTATCCGATCTTTGGGGGAGTTTTATCGATCCCATCACTAGCGCAAGTCAACGTTATAATGTGGGTGGTTTATTGTTAGTAAAAGCTCACCAACAAGGTGCAGATAAGGTTGAATTAACATGGCAGCTGTATGCTCAGCAGCCTAGTACGATTGCAGCTGATACGCAACCTATCACTGGTAAAGCGAGCGGTACATTGGTACAAGCTAGTCTCGATATGATGAATCAAGTGACAAACCAATTAGCGCAGAAATATGCTATCGAATTAGGTGGTGTCGCGTCAGGTAGCGTTAATATTGAAGTTGAGAATGTTAATTCAACAGAAGACTTTTTTACGCTTGAGCGTATGCTAAATCAGATGACGACAGTAAACAGTGCTAATGCGGTAAATATTAAAGGTGATAAGGTGATTTTCCGTATGAATTTATCAGCATCTGATACTGAGTTTAAGCGTGAATTGAGCCATGAAAGTCGTATTAGCGCCGATGATTCTACTGTTACTAATACTAACGTAACGACAATGCCAAATACTGATGTGAGCCAAGATCCTAATACGTTGGATGTCACAGCGACACAATCACAGCCGCAAACTCAACCTGAAAACTATGTTGCACCTGATGACATGTATATATGGCATAACTAA
- a CDS encoding uracil-xanthine permease family protein, whose amino-acid sequence MMQVLQGAQMLFVAFGALVLVPLLTGLDPSVALFGAGIGTLLFQLVTKRSVPIFLASSFAFIAPIMYGIQTWGIASTMGGLMMAGIVYVIMGVIIKIRGVGFIHKLLPPVVVGPVIMVIGLGLAPAAVNMAVGKTGDGGVQLIAHDTALWISAISLIVTIGLSVFAKGILKLVPIVGGITAGYITSLAFGVVDFTPVHNASWLALPNFTFPEFNINAVLFMIPVAIAPAVEHVGDMLAISNVTGKDYLKKPGLHRTMAGDGIATIAASLVGAPPNTTYSEVTGAVMLTKAFNPVIMTWAAITALVLAFVGKLGAVLQTIPAPVMGGIMILLFGSIATVGLNTLIKNQVDLHKARNLVIVAVTLVFGIGGMAFGIGEFSLQGVSLCGIVAIVLNLILPKDLGENNVVDNAQIEDTEYL is encoded by the coding sequence ATGATGCAGGTATTACAAGGTGCCCAAATGTTATTCGTTGCATTTGGCGCACTCGTTCTAGTCCCATTACTTACGGGGCTTGATCCTAGCGTAGCCCTATTCGGCGCTGGTATAGGAACCCTCCTTTTTCAACTTGTCACAAAACGTTCTGTTCCTATCTTCCTTGCATCATCTTTTGCTTTTATCGCCCCTATTATGTATGGCATTCAAACGTGGGGAATCGCAAGTACTATGGGCGGCCTAATGATGGCTGGTATTGTCTACGTCATTATGGGAGTTATTATCAAAATACGTGGCGTTGGCTTTATTCACAAATTGCTTCCTCCCGTTGTCGTCGGCCCTGTTATTATGGTGATCGGCTTAGGTTTAGCGCCTGCAGCCGTCAATATGGCAGTAGGTAAAACGGGGGATGGCGGCGTACAGTTGATTGCTCACGATACCGCGCTATGGATTTCAGCCATTTCGTTAATCGTCACGATTGGCTTAAGTGTCTTTGCTAAAGGTATATTAAAGCTTGTCCCTATCGTCGGTGGTATAACAGCAGGTTATATTACAAGTCTTGCCTTTGGTGTGGTTGACTTTACGCCTGTTCATAATGCAAGTTGGTTAGCGCTTCCTAACTTTACCTTTCCTGAATTTAATATTAACGCTGTACTCTTTATGATCCCTGTTGCTATCGCGCCAGCGGTAGAACACGTAGGTGATATGCTGGCAATCTCGAATGTGACAGGAAAAGATTACCTAAAAAAGCCTGGCTTACACCGCACTATGGCGGGTGATGGTATCGCCACCATTGCCGCATCACTTGTTGGCGCTCCACCAAATACGACTTACTCAGAAGTAACGGGGGCGGTAATGTTAACGAAAGCCTTTAATCCTGTGATCATGACATGGGCTGCGATAACAGCATTGGTATTAGCGTTTGTCGGTAAATTAGGCGCCGTATTACAAACGATTCCAGCACCAGTGATGGGCGGTATCATGATCTTACTATTTGGCTCTATCGCAACTGTTGGCTTAAATACGTTGATCAAAAATCAAGTCGATTTACATAAAGCGCGTAACTTGGTGATCGTCGCTGTGACATTGGTTTTTGGTATTGGTGGGATGGCTTTTGGTATTGGTGAATTTAGCCTACAAGGCGTGAGCTTATGCGGTATTGTTGCAATTGTACTCAACCTGATTTTACCTAAAGACTTGGGCGAAAATAATGTAGTAGACAATGCTCAAATCGAAGATACCGAATACTTATAA
- the upp gene encoding uracil phosphoribosyltransferase: protein MKVVEVKHPLVKHKIGLMREGDISTKRFRELATEVGSLLTYEATSDFETEKVTIEGWNGPVEIDQIKGKKVTVVPILRAGLGMMDGVLEHMPSARISVVGIYRDEETLEPVPYFNKLASNIDERIALVVDPMLATGGSMIATLDLLKEHGCTQFKVLVLVAAPEGIAALEKAHPDVELYTAAIDEKLNDKGYIVPGLGDAGDKIFGTK from the coding sequence ATGAAAGTTGTTGAGGTAAAACACCCACTGGTTAAACATAAGATTGGTCTTATGCGCGAAGGTGACATCAGCACTAAGCGTTTCCGTGAGTTAGCAACTGAAGTTGGTAGCCTACTGACATATGAAGCGACTTCAGACTTCGAGACAGAAAAAGTTACGATTGAAGGTTGGAATGGTCCAGTAGAAATTGACCAGATCAAAGGTAAAAAAGTAACTGTAGTGCCAATTCTTCGTGCAGGTCTAGGTATGATGGATGGTGTACTTGAGCATATGCCAAGTGCACGTATCAGCGTTGTTGGTATCTACCGTGATGAAGAAACGCTTGAGCCTGTGCCATACTTCAACAAGCTAGCATCGAATATCGATGAGCGTATTGCGCTTGTTGTTGACCCTATGCTAGCAACGGGTGGCTCTATGATTGCCACACTAGATCTATTAAAAGAGCACGGTTGTACGCAATTTAAAGTACTAGTGTTAGTTGCGGCACCAGAAGGTATTGCTGCATTAGAGAAAGCACACCCAGATGTTGAGCTATACACAGCTGCAATTGATGAGAAGCTAAACGATAAAGGCTACATCGTTCCTGGTCTAGGCGATGCAGGTGATAAAATCTTCGGTACTAAGTAA
- the purM gene encoding phosphoribosylformylglycinamidine cyclo-ligase, with amino-acid sequence MSDKNSSLSYKDAGVDIDAGNALVDRIKGVVKRTHRPEVMGGIGGFGALCSLPTKYKEPVLVSGTDGVGTKLRLAMDLNQHDSIGIDLVAMCVNDLIVQGAEPLFFLDYYATGKLDIDTAASVVTGIGEGCIQSGCALIGGETAEMPGMYHGEDYDVAGFCVGVVEKADIIDGSKVTAGDALIAVGSSGPHSNGYSLVRKIIDVSNADLNEELEGKTLSEHLLTPTKIYVKSTLKMMESCDVHAISHITGGGFWENIPRVLPKGTKAVVNGASWQWPAIFNWLQTAGNVETYEMYRTFNCGVGLVIALPQDQAQQAIDILNAEGENAWLLGEIANAADNEEQVEIK; translated from the coding sequence GTGAGCGACAAAAACTCTTCTCTTAGTTACAAAGATGCTGGTGTTGATATCGATGCCGGTAATGCATTAGTAGACCGTATTAAAGGGGTGGTAAAACGTACTCATCGCCCAGAAGTTATGGGGGGAATTGGTGGTTTTGGTGCACTTTGTTCACTACCAACCAAATATAAAGAGCCCGTTTTAGTTTCAGGCACGGATGGTGTAGGAACTAAACTTCGCTTGGCTATGGATTTAAATCAACACGATTCAATCGGTATCGATCTGGTTGCTATGTGTGTTAACGACCTTATTGTTCAAGGTGCTGAACCTTTGTTCTTCCTTGATTACTACGCAACCGGTAAGTTAGATATTGATACAGCAGCAAGTGTCGTAACAGGTATTGGCGAAGGCTGTATCCAATCAGGTTGTGCTTTAATTGGTGGTGAAACCGCTGAAATGCCGGGTATGTACCACGGTGAAGATTACGACGTAGCTGGTTTCTGCGTTGGTGTTGTTGAAAAAGCAGACATCATCGATGGTTCAAAAGTAACTGCTGGTGATGCACTTATCGCTGTAGGTTCAAGCGGCCCACACTCAAACGGTTATTCATTAGTGCGTAAAATCATTGACGTTTCCAATGCCGATTTGAATGAAGAATTAGAAGGTAAAACACTTTCTGAACATCTATTAACGCCAACCAAAATTTACGTTAAATCAACGCTAAAAATGATGGAAAGCTGTGACGTACATGCTATTTCACACATTACAGGCGGTGGTTTCTGGGAAAATATTCCACGTGTACTTCCAAAAGGTACAAAAGCGGTTGTAAATGGTGCGAGCTGGCAATGGCCTGCAATCTTCAACTGGCTACAAACTGCAGGTAATGTAGAAACTTACGAAATGTACCGTACGTTTAACTGTGGTGTTGGCCTTGTGATTGCCCTTCCACAAGATCAAGCACAACAAGCCATTGATATCCTAAATGCTGAAGGCGAAAACGCATGGCTACTAGGTGAAATTGCAAACGCTGCTGATAACGAAGAGCAAGTCGAGATCAAATAA